One part of the Streptomyces lydicus genome encodes these proteins:
- a CDS encoding NUDIX hydrolase translates to MQWKTHGERQIYTNQWVNLCLVDVQQPDGRRWEHHVVRLRHLAVAAVVNEQREILMMWRHRFITDSWAWELPMGLIEPGETPEQAASREVLEETGWRPGPLKPLIYAEPANGITDSQHHVFRADSATYVGPPTEKNESDRIEWVPLAEARAMIDRREVVSSGSLVGLLYVLMDEAAR, encoded by the coding sequence ATGCAGTGGAAGACCCATGGCGAACGGCAGATCTACACGAATCAGTGGGTGAACCTTTGCCTCGTGGACGTCCAGCAGCCGGACGGGCGCCGATGGGAGCACCATGTCGTCCGGCTCCGCCACCTGGCCGTGGCCGCCGTGGTCAATGAACAGCGCGAGATCCTCATGATGTGGCGCCACCGCTTCATCACAGACTCCTGGGCGTGGGAGCTGCCCATGGGCCTCATAGAGCCGGGGGAGACACCTGAGCAGGCAGCATCGCGTGAGGTTCTCGAAGAGACCGGCTGGCGTCCGGGACCGTTGAAGCCGCTGATCTATGCGGAGCCGGCGAACGGGATCACGGACTCGCAGCACCACGTCTTCCGGGCCGACAGCGCGACCTACGTTGGGCCTCCGACCGAGAAGAACGAATCCGACCGCATCGAGTGGGTTCCGCTCGCCGAAGCGCGCGCCATGATCGACCGCCGGGAGGTCGTGAGTAGCGGTTCGCTCGTGGGCCTGCTCTACGTGCTGATGGATGAGGCGGCTCGCTGA
- a CDS encoding serine/threonine-protein kinase, which yields MTQPIASPRFSADEVADSLGVPVTFLGSGAYGDTWKAGAEAVKIICVDDYPRTRLEREVDGLTRVNSPYVVDFRGLDEFRLGGQKRPALRFEYIAGGDAEGYLNRGDLLPVELTPGFLQGLLLGVQALHKAATIHRDIKPANISLRHGDWCQPVLLDLGLSKQMDATTITVYPGHIGTPPYMAPEQLEGRRARKAADLWAVGVSVRQLISGRHPFYSSGKKYSVDEAFSELMGGPEDLPPDCPEEVKQVLDRLTSVVEHERGSSASNLLRLRKQR from the coding sequence TTGACTCAACCCATTGCTTCCCCGCGTTTCAGTGCCGACGAGGTCGCTGACAGCCTTGGCGTGCCCGTTACTTTTCTCGGGTCGGGAGCCTATGGCGATACCTGGAAGGCTGGCGCCGAGGCAGTAAAAATCATCTGCGTCGATGACTATCCGAGAACGCGACTGGAACGCGAAGTGGATGGGCTCACTCGCGTAAATTCGCCTTACGTTGTAGATTTTCGAGGTCTGGACGAATTTCGCCTTGGTGGGCAGAAGCGCCCCGCATTGCGCTTTGAGTATATTGCAGGCGGCGATGCGGAAGGATACCTAAACCGAGGCGATCTTCTACCTGTAGAGCTTACTCCAGGGTTTTTGCAAGGCTTGCTGCTAGGCGTTCAGGCGCTGCATAAGGCGGCTACCATTCATCGAGATATCAAACCTGCCAATATTTCATTGCGACACGGAGATTGGTGCCAACCTGTATTGCTCGACCTTGGGCTGTCTAAGCAGATGGATGCAACCACGATCACTGTCTACCCCGGGCATATCGGCACCCCTCCTTACATGGCGCCCGAGCAGTTGGAGGGGCGGCGTGCCCGCAAAGCGGCCGACTTGTGGGCGGTGGGAGTTTCGGTGCGTCAGCTCATCTCTGGAAGACATCCTTTCTATTCGTCAGGCAAAAAGTACAGTGTTGACGAAGCGTTTAGCGAGTTGATGGGTGGGCCCGAGGATTTGCCCCCTGACTGCCCAGAGGAAGTGAAGCAAGTCCTCGATAGGCTCACCTCGGTTGTTGAGCACGAACGAGGCAGTAGCGCCAGCAACCTTTTGCGACTCAGGAAGCAAAGGTGA
- a CDS encoding NUDIX domain-containing protein, whose product MLLYMSNANREVRSMSLHSVSVAGVVVREDGRVLVIKRADNGAWEAPGGVLELDERPEEGACREVLEETGIKVEPERLTGVYKNMKRGVVALVFRCRPVGGEEHTSDESVDVRWFTREEVERHMAEAYAVRVLDALNASGPHVRTHDGHRVLGA is encoded by the coding sequence ATGCTCCTGTACATGAGTAACGCTAACCGGGAGGTCCGGTCAATGTCGCTTCACTCGGTTTCGGTGGCCGGAGTGGTGGTCCGCGAGGACGGCCGCGTTCTCGTGATCAAGCGTGCTGACAACGGCGCCTGGGAAGCCCCGGGCGGCGTCCTCGAACTGGACGAACGCCCCGAGGAAGGCGCCTGCCGAGAGGTCCTGGAAGAGACCGGCATCAAGGTCGAGCCGGAGCGCCTGACCGGCGTCTACAAGAACATGAAGCGCGGCGTCGTCGCCCTGGTCTTCCGCTGCCGGCCGGTCGGTGGCGAGGAGCACACGTCAGACGAGTCCGTGGACGTGCGCTGGTTCACCCGCGAAGAGGTCGAGCGCCACATGGCGGAGGCGTACGCCGTGCGAGTGCTCGACGCGCTCAATGCTAGCGGGCCGCACGTTCGCACTCACGATGGTCATCGCGTTCTGGGTGCGTAG
- a CDS encoding GntR family transcriptional regulator — protein sequence MGTAASRDSGQPRYLQIADDLAQQIRSGVLPPGAKVPSESELMARYSVSQGTARKAVAELRPTGLIDTHHGKGSFVKSQPPVRRKSSDRFRRSHRKAGKAAYLAESEQAGKTAGVTVLYVGPTEAPEEIAERLGVPAGTKVLARRRLYFSNGTPTEEATSYLPWDIAEEIPELLAENPGGGGIYARLEENGHMLKEFTETVRARLATKQETGALSLSPGSPVIHLVRNAESEDGRVVEVCDTVMAADQFVLDYRIPAGD from the coding sequence ATGGGCACAGCAGCCTCTAGAGACTCAGGTCAGCCACGGTACCTACAGATCGCGGATGACCTGGCTCAGCAGATCAGGTCCGGAGTCCTCCCGCCTGGAGCCAAGGTGCCCAGTGAGTCGGAACTCATGGCCCGCTACTCCGTGTCTCAGGGCACGGCACGCAAGGCCGTGGCGGAGCTCCGGCCTACCGGCTTGATCGACACCCACCATGGCAAGGGCTCGTTCGTGAAGAGCCAGCCGCCGGTACGTCGTAAGTCGTCCGACCGCTTCCGCCGGTCCCACCGCAAGGCCGGCAAGGCCGCGTACCTCGCGGAATCCGAGCAGGCCGGGAAGACCGCGGGCGTGACGGTGCTGTACGTCGGCCCGACCGAGGCGCCTGAGGAGATCGCGGAGCGCCTGGGCGTTCCGGCCGGCACGAAGGTGCTGGCGCGTCGGCGTCTGTATTTCAGCAATGGGACGCCTACGGAAGAGGCGACGTCGTACCTTCCGTGGGACATCGCGGAGGAGATCCCCGAGCTGCTCGCGGAAAACCCTGGGGGCGGCGGCATCTACGCGCGCCTGGAGGAGAACGGGCACATGCTGAAGGAGTTCACGGAGACCGTCCGCGCCCGGCTCGCCACGAAGCAGGAGACCGGCGCCCTAAGCCTGAGTCCCGGCTCGCCCGTGATTCACCTGGTCCGGAACGCGGAGAGCGAGGACGGCCGGGTGGTCGAGGTCTGCGACACCGTCATGGCCGCTGACCAGTTCGTTCTCGACTACCGCATCCCTGCGGGAGACTGA
- a CDS encoding DUF6284 family protein translates to MKYIVPVQAVVTATEYDRGPTAAELDAIDVEMPLISAEVELLDVQIMVLDRVPSELDERRIRRARRKVLAARRELANLPTTTAFVPEVGA, encoded by the coding sequence ATGAAGTACATCGTTCCTGTTCAGGCGGTCGTTACCGCCACCGAGTACGACCGCGGACCGACGGCCGCGGAGCTGGATGCCATCGACGTCGAGATGCCGCTCATCTCCGCCGAGGTGGAGCTGCTCGACGTACAGATCATGGTCCTGGACCGGGTGCCGTCCGAGCTGGACGAGCGGCGCATTCGTCGGGCTCGGCGCAAGGTGCTGGCCGCGCGGCGAGAGCTGGCGAATCTCCCCACCACCACGGCGTTCGTGCCGGAGGTGGGGGCATGA
- a CDS encoding Pycsar system effector family protein, which translates to MSYQDTALTAAHTEVKAELARTDTKASLLLAFTGAMLAGAWTVASSVHLPPAAVAFGAAGVAVLLTAATYLLWTVRPNLGGARPQGFPKWATLTPDEIRDALAEDDRPAHIATLSRIAVVKFGRLRRAIDLTCLAGGLLVVAALTAWGGGA; encoded by the coding sequence ATGAGCTACCAGGACACCGCGCTGACCGCAGCGCACACGGAGGTCAAGGCCGAGCTGGCTCGTACGGACACCAAGGCCAGTCTGCTGCTGGCGTTTACCGGTGCGATGCTGGCCGGCGCCTGGACGGTGGCCAGCAGTGTTCACCTGCCGCCGGCCGCCGTCGCCTTCGGGGCCGCCGGGGTGGCGGTGCTGCTGACCGCGGCCACGTACCTGCTGTGGACGGTCCGTCCGAACCTCGGTGGTGCCCGACCGCAGGGCTTTCCGAAGTGGGCCACCCTCACCCCGGACGAGATCCGCGACGCCCTGGCCGAGGACGACCGGCCGGCGCACATCGCCACCCTTTCCCGCATCGCGGTGGTGAAGTTCGGACGCTTGCGCCGTGCCATCGACCTCACGTGCCTGGCCGGCGGCCTGCTGGTCGTGGCGGCCCTCACCGCGTGGGGCGGTGGCGCATGA
- a CDS encoding DUF6251 family protein, with the protein MPTPRRYQFDNQLPVPSAPQAAPVYRPEAMAAPTSYDQPPVVVQHIHQAPPARTVQRVALGAGAGGGAVAAGVYFGPLLVAAISSMAVSLAVVALVVVVIAWGVATVVKSVGGPDGKSAAENVTKARRKRG; encoded by the coding sequence GTGCCCACGCCCCGGCGCTACCAGTTCGACAACCAACTTCCGGTACCCAGCGCACCGCAGGCCGCCCCCGTCTATCGGCCCGAAGCGATGGCGGCCCCGACTTCCTACGACCAGCCGCCCGTAGTGGTCCAGCACATCCACCAGGCCCCGCCGGCCCGCACCGTTCAACGCGTCGCCCTGGGCGCCGGTGCTGGAGGTGGAGCCGTCGCAGCCGGCGTCTACTTCGGGCCGCTGCTGGTGGCGGCCATCTCCTCCATGGCCGTCTCCCTCGCTGTCGTCGCCCTGGTCGTCGTGGTCATCGCCTGGGGCGTGGCCACCGTCGTGAAGTCCGTCGGCGGTCCGGACGGTAAGTCGGCCGCGGAGAACGTCACCAAGGCCCGTCGCAAGCGCGGCTGA
- a CDS encoding DUF6257 family protein produces MAQDEPKLTAGEKAKVAWYIGRMAKRGLAGDEVYQRDLESKIERVLDGARKREASSAK; encoded by the coding sequence ATGGCGCAGGACGAACCCAAGCTCACCGCAGGTGAGAAGGCCAAGGTCGCCTGGTACATCGGCCGCATGGCCAAGCGCGGCCTTGCCGGTGACGAGGTCTACCAGCGCGACCTCGAATCGAAGATCGAGCGCGTTCTCGACGGCGCCCGTAAGCGCGAAGCCAGCAGCGCCAAGTGA
- a CDS encoding FtsK/SpoIIIE domain-containing protein, protein MTEPAAGETQMGTIHHLDAHRPTPPVTLVKAATEATTDTAPAADDETTCEAVDRADNPLADWLTVPDAPVLPAWARSAESLKANVVALGRLTWWHSRYHGLRVPKYLMKTVLLACRGFFRAAVGIWPTLSAREHSATVRALRAQVKLRPEDVELAARHQAAHAARTQTRRWRFGIAAVGVAAAATGIALADPVLQAGMSAAVVAPLAYLGRGKETRLLDQAAPPLKVDMSAQQLNDALRAAGLLKTGKGDEDGPKVTCVMGPVRDGRGWAVVFDLPRGGGKTASDVLAKREVIAQELGVDEIQVIMSRVRAAKGGNAGRVSMWVADDDPYLGPPNPSPLEKAERFSIWDAVPFGQDARGTRISVPVMWQSMFFGGLPRRGKTFSQRLLTAAGLLDPYVRHYVADGKGGADWMPMKAVAHRLVMGAEDDAIEALKAMLAELLAEMERRFALLRDLPTSLCPEGKLTPDIVAKYNLPVIFVTIDELQEYFTAMEKDDREQVINDLCRIARRGPAAGFISNFASQRPDADSVPTKLREIITIRYSTQVVDRASSDMVLGKGKAAQGADASVLSEEHKGVGVLVTGPASYVTVRADYLDGPAFAALCRKGRTLREAAGQLTGDAAGDVTAAADAQGVSVPPIISDVLEVMRHSPRMYTTDLLAGLVNLDEDVYGDFNAEQLASDLEAAGVKRTSKQVKINGKALAGYQRRDIEDAVPAEILLAAGR, encoded by the coding sequence ATGACCGAACCCGCTGCGGGGGAAACGCAGATGGGAACCATCCACCACCTCGACGCACACCGCCCCACCCCGCCCGTCACCCTGGTCAAAGCCGCCACCGAAGCCACCACAGACACGGCACCGGCCGCAGACGACGAGACAACCTGCGAAGCCGTGGACCGTGCGGACAATCCGCTGGCCGACTGGCTGACCGTGCCGGACGCCCCCGTGCTTCCCGCCTGGGCACGCTCCGCGGAGTCGCTCAAGGCCAACGTCGTCGCGCTGGGGCGCCTTACGTGGTGGCACTCCCGCTACCACGGCCTGCGCGTCCCGAAGTACCTGATGAAAACAGTGCTGTTGGCGTGCCGTGGCTTCTTCCGGGCTGCCGTCGGCATCTGGCCGACGCTCTCCGCCCGGGAGCACTCCGCGACCGTGCGGGCCCTCCGGGCACAGGTGAAGCTGCGCCCGGAGGACGTAGAGCTGGCCGCCCGCCACCAGGCCGCGCATGCCGCCCGTACCCAGACCCGCCGCTGGCGCTTCGGCATCGCGGCCGTCGGCGTCGCGGCAGCAGCAACCGGCATCGCTCTTGCCGACCCTGTCTTGCAGGCCGGCATGAGCGCGGCCGTGGTCGCCCCACTCGCCTACCTGGGGCGGGGCAAGGAGACCCGCCTGCTCGACCAGGCCGCTCCGCCGCTGAAGGTGGACATGTCCGCCCAGCAGCTCAACGACGCGCTCCGCGCTGCCGGGCTGCTCAAGACCGGCAAAGGAGACGAGGACGGCCCCAAGGTCACCTGTGTCATGGGTCCGGTCCGTGACGGCCGCGGCTGGGCGGTGGTCTTCGACCTTCCGCGCGGCGGTGGCAAGACTGCCTCGGACGTGCTGGCCAAGCGCGAGGTGATCGCCCAGGAACTGGGCGTCGACGAGATCCAGGTCATCATGTCCCGCGTGCGGGCCGCCAAGGGTGGCAACGCCGGGCGCGTGAGCATGTGGGTCGCCGACGATGACCCCTACCTGGGCCCCCCGAACCCCTCGCCACTGGAGAAGGCCGAGCGGTTCTCCATCTGGGACGCGGTGCCGTTCGGGCAGGACGCCCGCGGCACCCGCATCTCCGTCCCCGTCATGTGGCAGTCGATGTTCTTCGGCGGCCTGCCCCGTCGCGGCAAGACGTTCTCCCAACGCCTGCTGACCGCGGCCGGGCTCCTGGACCCGTACGTGCGGCACTACGTCGCCGACGGCAAGGGCGGCGCCGACTGGATGCCCATGAAGGCCGTCGCCCACCGTCTCGTCATGGGCGCCGAGGACGACGCGATCGAGGCGCTGAAAGCCATGCTCGCCGAGCTACTGGCAGAGATGGAGCGCCGCTTCGCGCTGCTGCGGGACCTGCCCACCTCGCTGTGCCCGGAAGGCAAGCTCACCCCGGACATCGTGGCGAAGTACAACCTGCCGGTCATCTTCGTGACCATCGACGAGCTGCAGGAGTACTTCACGGCCATGGAGAAGGACGACCGCGAGCAGGTCATCAACGACCTGTGCCGTATCGCCCGGCGCGGCCCCGCGGCCGGCTTCATCTCCAACTTCGCCAGCCAGCGCCCCGACGCCGACTCCGTACCGACGAAGCTGCGCGAGATCATCACCATCCGCTACTCGACACAGGTCGTCGACCGGGCGAGCAGCGACATGGTGCTGGGCAAGGGCAAGGCCGCCCAAGGCGCCGACGCCTCCGTTCTCTCCGAGGAACACAAGGGCGTGGGCGTGCTGGTCACCGGCCCCGCTTCGTACGTCACCGTGCGCGCCGACTACCTGGACGGGCCCGCCTTCGCCGCGCTGTGCCGCAAGGGCAGGACGCTCCGGGAAGCGGCCGGTCAGCTCACCGGCGACGCGGCCGGGGACGTCACGGCCGCCGCGGACGCCCAGGGCGTCAGCGTCCCGCCGATCATCTCCGACGTCCTGGAGGTCATGCGGCACTCCCCGCGCATGTACACCACCGACCTGCTGGCCGGCCTGGTCAACCTCGACGAGGACGTCTACGGCGACTTCAACGCCGAACAGCTCGCCTCCGACCTGGAGGCGGCCGGCGTCAAGCGCACCAGCAAGCAGGTCAAGATCAATGGCAAGGCTCTCGCCGGATACCAGCGCCGCGACATCGAGGACGCCGTACCCGCAGAGATCCTGCTCGCCGCCGGGAGGTAG
- a CDS encoding DNA primase family protein has translation MSGTTDAEQIPPPSNPMAVARHLAPDWQGTDGQLIRRRWRGSWMRWAGSSWRELDEQQVRASLYQRLEHTTYEAGTDKDGEPEIRPWAPTKQKIGNLLDALTSITLLPSDVDAPTWIGDDTTTADAHGPIVACENGLLRVSDRELLPLTPDFFNLVSVPFAYDPQATAPNWERFLHQVWPDDQASIDALQEWFGYVLSGRTDQQKILLIVGPTRSGKGTIARVMAELVGRGNLAGPTLAGLGSNFGLSTLLGKPLAVISDARLSGRDGGQVVERLLTISGEDTIDIDRKFRDPWTGKLPTRLMILSNELPNFGDSSGVIARRFIALNMTVSWLGKEDTDLTGKLAAEMPGILNWALDGLARLEEKGRITEPPSSREAVTTMQDTASPTSAFVRECCQTGPAVEVTVDALWAVWKDWAEDNGVRSVGTKQMFGRNLQSVVPQLRRTRPRDDTGKQVPTYTGITLINSPHSHPGRDSTRLTTTEPALSRDETRPNALRTQHNGDQPASISGPNVGPCVGCQTPTLRYGPYGNPHCRNCR, from the coding sequence ATGAGCGGGACCACCGACGCGGAGCAGATCCCGCCGCCCTCCAACCCCATGGCCGTCGCCCGACACCTCGCCCCGGACTGGCAAGGCACGGACGGCCAGTTGATCCGCCGCCGCTGGCGAGGCTCCTGGATGCGCTGGGCGGGTAGCTCCTGGCGGGAGCTGGACGAACAGCAGGTGCGGGCATCGCTCTACCAGCGGCTGGAGCACACCACCTACGAAGCCGGTACGGACAAGGACGGAGAGCCGGAGATCCGCCCGTGGGCGCCGACCAAGCAGAAGATCGGCAACCTGCTGGACGCGCTCACCTCCATCACCCTCCTGCCGTCCGACGTCGACGCTCCCACCTGGATCGGGGACGACACCACGACCGCGGACGCCCACGGCCCGATCGTGGCGTGCGAGAACGGACTCCTGCGGGTCAGCGACCGCGAACTCCTGCCCCTCACACCGGACTTCTTCAACCTGGTCTCCGTCCCCTTCGCCTACGACCCGCAGGCCACCGCGCCCAACTGGGAACGGTTCCTGCACCAGGTCTGGCCGGACGACCAGGCGTCCATCGACGCCCTCCAGGAGTGGTTCGGCTACGTGCTCTCCGGCCGCACCGACCAGCAGAAGATCCTCCTCATCGTCGGCCCGACCCGCTCCGGCAAAGGAACCATCGCCCGCGTCATGGCCGAGCTGGTGGGCCGCGGCAACCTGGCCGGCCCCACCCTCGCCGGCCTGGGCAGCAACTTCGGCCTCTCCACGCTGCTGGGCAAGCCGCTGGCCGTCATCTCCGACGCCCGGCTCTCCGGCCGCGACGGCGGCCAGGTCGTCGAACGCCTGCTGACCATCTCCGGCGAAGACACCATCGACATCGACCGTAAGTTCCGCGACCCATGGACGGGAAAGCTGCCCACCCGCCTGATGATCCTGTCCAACGAGCTGCCGAACTTCGGCGACTCCTCCGGCGTCATCGCCCGCCGCTTCATCGCGCTGAACATGACCGTCTCCTGGCTCGGCAAGGAAGACACCGATCTCACGGGCAAGCTCGCCGCCGAGATGCCCGGCATCCTCAACTGGGCCCTTGATGGACTGGCCCGCCTGGAGGAGAAGGGCCGCATCACCGAACCGCCCTCTTCCCGGGAGGCGGTCACCACCATGCAGGACACCGCCTCGCCCACCTCGGCTTTCGTCCGCGAGTGCTGCCAGACCGGCCCGGCGGTAGAAGTGACCGTCGACGCCCTGTGGGCCGTCTGGAAGGACTGGGCCGAGGACAACGGCGTACGCAGCGTCGGCACGAAGCAGATGTTCGGTCGCAACCTCCAGTCCGTCGTCCCGCAGCTGCGGCGCACCCGCCCCCGCGACGACACCGGCAAGCAGGTGCCGACCTACACCGGCATCACGCTGATCAACTCGCCCCACAGTCACCCGGGCCGCGACTCAACGCGACTCACCACCACCGAACCGGCCTTGAGTCGCGATGAGACGCGACCCAACGCATTGCGGACTCAACACAACGGCGACCAGCCCGCCAGCATCTCCGGCCCCAACGTCGGCCCGTGCGTCGGCTGCCAGACCCCCACCCTCCGATACGGCCCGTACGGAAACCCGCACTGCCGCAACTGCCGCTGA
- a CDS encoding helix-turn-helix domain-containing protein, protein MSIVLPEMPTAVTVPEVMAALRLSRSKVYDLIRSGTLPSFTEGRARRIPLDALRTYIHNKLEEAA, encoded by the coding sequence GTGAGCATCGTCCTGCCCGAGATGCCCACCGCCGTCACCGTGCCGGAGGTGATGGCGGCCCTGCGGCTCAGCCGCAGCAAGGTCTACGACCTGATCCGCTCCGGCACCCTGCCGAGCTTCACCGAGGGCCGCGCCCGACGCATCCCCCTCGACGCACTCCGCACCTACATCCACAACAAGCTTGAGGAGGCTGCCTGA
- a CDS encoding tyrosine-type recombinase/integrase yields the protein MAKRRANGEGTITKRTDGRYHAAAYVYRPDGTRVRKFVYGKTREEVGNKLIELQEKTRQGIPAATSAMPFGDFLTYWLAVIAPARLKPATLNSYEGLSRLYIKPALGKKKLNRLSPTDIRLFLAEFKSGCLCCLRGVDAARAKEDRTCCAVNKCCKRRPSARTVQYVHAVLRSALQQAVREELIARNVARIVETPTIERQEVRPLDAAEARILLKTARKHRLYALWLLLISTGLRRGEALGLTWSDIDLGTGQLRVRRNLQRIKRELLFGTPKTARSLRTVSLPRKCVDALIAHQAQQEQERKVAGAKWQPVPGHPSGLVFTTATGRATDPRSLNRMLTILCRDAKVRRVRVHDLRHTCASLLLAQGVDPRTIMETLGHSTITMTLDTYAHVMQTTLKAAADRMDDALGVDEPTEDEEGGPGCAPAA from the coding sequence ATGGCCAAGAGGCGCGCCAACGGAGAAGGCACCATCACGAAGCGCACCGACGGCCGCTACCACGCAGCCGCGTACGTCTACCGCCCCGACGGCACCCGAGTGCGGAAGTTCGTCTACGGCAAGACCCGTGAGGAGGTGGGCAACAAACTCATCGAACTCCAGGAGAAGACCCGGCAGGGAATCCCAGCCGCCACCTCCGCCATGCCGTTCGGCGACTTCCTCACCTACTGGCTGGCTGTCATCGCGCCCGCCCGCCTCAAGCCCGCGACGCTCAACAGCTACGAGGGCCTGTCCCGGCTCTACATCAAACCGGCCCTCGGCAAGAAGAAGCTCAACCGCCTCTCCCCCACCGACATCCGCCTATTCCTCGCGGAGTTCAAAAGCGGGTGCCTGTGCTGCCTCCGGGGCGTCGACGCAGCACGTGCCAAGGAAGACCGGACGTGCTGCGCCGTGAACAAGTGCTGCAAGCGCCGGCCGTCGGCCCGCACCGTCCAGTACGTCCACGCCGTGCTCCGGTCCGCGCTCCAGCAGGCCGTCCGGGAAGAGCTCATCGCACGCAACGTCGCACGCATCGTGGAGACACCCACCATCGAACGCCAGGAGGTACGGCCGTTGGACGCCGCAGAGGCCAGAATCCTGCTCAAGACCGCCCGCAAACACCGGCTCTACGCCTTGTGGCTGCTGCTCATCTCCACCGGCCTGCGGCGCGGGGAAGCCCTCGGGCTCACCTGGTCGGACATCGACCTGGGCACCGGCCAACTCCGGGTCCGTCGCAACCTCCAGCGCATCAAGCGCGAACTGCTCTTCGGCACCCCGAAAACGGCACGCTCGCTCCGGACGGTGTCCCTCCCCCGCAAGTGCGTGGACGCCCTCATCGCCCACCAGGCGCAGCAGGAGCAGGAACGGAAGGTGGCCGGCGCCAAATGGCAGCCGGTCCCCGGGCACCCGAGCGGCCTGGTCTTCACCACCGCCACCGGCCGGGCCACGGACCCTCGCAGCCTCAACCGCATGCTCACCATCCTGTGCCGGGATGCCAAGGTGCGGCGCGTACGAGTGCACGACCTCCGACACACCTGCGCCTCCCTGCTGCTGGCCCAGGGCGTCGATCCCCGCACGATCATGGAGACGCTCGGCCACAGCACCATCACGATGACGCTCGATACCTACGCGCACGTGATGCAGACCACCCTCAAGGCGGCGGCCGACCGGATGGACGACGCCCTGGGGGTTGACGAGCCGACCGAGGACGAGGAGGGCGGTCCGGGGTGCGCGCCGGCCGCGTGA
- a CDS encoding SSI family serine proteinase inhibitor, with amino-acid sequence MSHRRSSSLFLAAVTAATAALTLAAPTASAAPIPLPHHRSAVGVTGAGHHGPGGRPAPVGAGPEDAGLAGSYAPLPQAPVDHLTVTVRDSGSARTDGTFELYCHPYRGSTHRQARSACAKLDGMTKWGRDPFAPVPQNAQCTMMYGGPATAHVTGTWAGRPVNADFRRTNGCEISRWGRFEPLLPATTS; translated from the coding sequence ATGTCGCACCGCCGGAGTTCGTCCCTCTTCCTCGCGGCCGTCACCGCCGCCACCGCCGCGCTGACCCTTGCGGCGCCCACCGCCTCCGCCGCGCCGATCCCGCTGCCGCACCACCGGTCCGCGGTCGGCGTCACCGGGGCGGGACACCACGGCCCCGGCGGCCGGCCAGCGCCCGTCGGGGCCGGGCCGGAGGACGCGGGGCTCGCGGGCTCGTACGCGCCCCTCCCGCAGGCTCCCGTCGACCACCTCACCGTCACCGTCCGCGACTCCGGGTCGGCGCGCACCGACGGGACCTTCGAGCTGTACTGCCATCCCTACCGCGGCAGCACCCACCGCCAGGCCAGGAGCGCCTGCGCCAAGCTGGACGGGATGACGAAGTGGGGCAGGGACCCGTTCGCTCCGGTGCCGCAGAACGCGCAGTGCACGATGATGTACGGCGGCCCGGCGACCGCTCATGTGACGGGCACCTGGGCGGGACGTCCCGTCAACGCGGATTTCCGGCGCACCAACGGGTGTGAGATCAGCCGCTGGGGCCGCTTCGAACCTCTGCTCCCGGCGACCACTTCATGA